From Panicum hallii strain FIL2 chromosome 2, PHallii_v3.1, whole genome shotgun sequence, a single genomic window includes:
- the LOC112881183 gene encoding mucin-17-like, with product MLQKSAGHNFKALATYIHGIMVGLGTGAPIVQVYHEKSIILPDVSRVLACLYEKDIKFETHTASYKSLLRLQASSHAPVPFYDGPTFLEESRGICRYIAEKYEHQGYPFLLGKDALERASVEQWLHNEEHAFNPPSRALYCHLAFPLDEEDGDDIDMHTRKLEEVLEVYEQRLNDSRYLAGNKFTLADLVHLPNSHYITASDKFVYLYDSRKNVSRWWDEISNRKSWQQVLRDMKRVEEQNRQEELKKQQQQQQKEHPRTSGHPIRIDSRKQIGTEPRTILVPPADSVSSSSIVPPHPTDTFPSEALVSSSQTTPTDKTSAVLSKETAVFNAPDEKPPTSVQNTPSTSIEHPIPVQSIKGAASPTTAKKPPVAYAAKSSTQDASIPEPTVKDLHTRHKPSSSKDGSNNLDVFDYYPSHTDKETPYIEPTPRRNSDMLDAFSGSNIAAGHTKTSSISAKEPDLPSVSEFYKSHSRATGIDSQNKESIPYSGRTVPKLEPTDTSGSKLHTTDVHRRLRTEQWHTATAGLNDLQQDADHLMSTQQGKPSKDVKQYPSQDSEQASSHPVPEEPTSMELVQRRENTTRRPYTDQRSQGIVEDKTSSDQRSALLLPSAQEHDATPSWQEAAKDARGRIPWQAGDPGGQDTNKQPRDPASVPRQRAAQDARGTFGESKAVDSTIPSGSFPDASGSSLSGQDLDAAHHTTAPFQKRYPGTKDTSKQAKDKISIPWPMADKDTEDTTEETQISDSSSSQVRPSYFQKADAPPWKQETTEDRHSGTSAIQEKHANVKDTTGISRDVAFKPKQTIGQDDQDTFKETKSGGPSLLRDQQTDTWQAASTLPEQEVNQDGRSVAPPSQTRYLSSTPPSKTRYQIAKDANKQPTGTAPTPKKKAAQDDKETSEESNTADEIASTEQPLSAWSAPISPRRQEVENSSRMNTSFQKRYPDDEDGMQVADTASASRQIAPDGRKDIFEETKPADSTTSAKPAYTQQAAAPLPRQAEVEDAQGKGRQSRVTIPEPQGIVARNTQVTHGERKTTTPGEQFSDRPQAIPQSRLAVAKDFQSATGETTNDQKLVPPLLSKEPTSQVQPSSESLQETASRGDLSTKSSTIEQWQRASVPLNDATSSSGYDEIVMATIDQKLTPMNQKATPSSEVVNQMAKESGEQRVEPHVPVEAETSGVQSASPSFPGASTAHHATADDKFSKQSIINERVGEPTKMQASTPAHIAAPDGHSELVSIPDGQISEAAKTRHDQATLQEDVHDANLPILDVAKDTFKETKVADSTPSSAKPMHTQQPGHAEVEDTRNKGTKSRETVPDGQKMVERSASTAGEQLSDRLKAIPPSGQAYREDTIDNQKVAPPPLSRELTSQVQPPSEPSHDAALHGDLSSKPSTIDKWRHASSPLHDVTTGSGDDEVAMSAVDQKPTPMRQQESDEQRVGPPVPKAETSGVQRASPSFLGAPVDDHATIGDKFAKQSIIDESVGKPIQMQPSSPDAHPASELTKRATPEGHETGDSDGQISEATKARDRGTVHENANDVNLSTHDVGKDTFKETKVADSTPSNAKPMYTQQPAITPSRQTQVKEARDKSMRSRETIPEQQKMVERKTGISGEQSSDYKKAIHPSRQLAAAEDAPNGDRIQFPYIPDSSKKSSVTFEEAIGPGSTLPKAQALDSQDSQLMKGESAMPTADQRKDRKDAKDDETIMTKEKSFSTERLREMFQESESITPKTQPTDSQDYNTVDKTFPVYQKGPLAAQIIQAGEKIDSSTPEHQESSGAPYTYDKKLSASAPARADIRDDHSAEEPYKKYTADDQKVAPSRSSKEPASQVQPFAAPFQRAVPDGDSPSKQFTIDQWQRASAPLHGVSADSAPKQMHEPIIPASASTIRTTPDGHEVGGSKLVRTPEDLEAAKATQDPDTIHEDVHDASLSTHDAAIDENTATYHASGDEVITGSVHDRQAHPPASTQAQTTVETPRDYDSSQYEQKSTPSDKGSSHAAQPLSSVEPIKEDSNVSATDYANAPQMIFRQQARPSAPSTIGIPASDTQGVIGKIQEVTPDNRRTDDSEQVADASQAIPGQEEMTSPPGTPVFPTSDAQVASTEIQEVIPDDKQAVESITPLFSNGKQGSHVESAFGPGEVGPPEKKFSPSDQELPHSAEQPTSGEPRKEQTVVPTAEQIKQQPTVIGQKDTVDTREALISEDVLDTTPTHGDVHPTGSIEPDSRPLSIKGEETQEPPPRVAKDSLDTEDISTDALGNVQSLKPSTTPGALRITTGGTPGDVVMAEQTSSTSGQDSADPVEPAFPLGPGNKEIRDSTPSGLIISSTNPDKRDAIVAAPDQAKDLQTIPSGQDILSTQRPSGKVQETVPGDDSSKDKPFRPSSAVREGEPSKLVPASVPGIQLGSAPNEVAYDEQKSSPSGDEVPSSQDSAYPAQPPSSAEARSKEIGDLAPSAQLNSTTEPRNGDGIVAAPDQAKDFETTPGQQVKLSAPSSYTQRPSGTVEEDEPADNPGEAKSSKPRSVAQEGKPSAAVPVSALDTQHGAAPNQVAVDEQKFALSCQDSAHTTLPAPAPGTQYGTELHKTDDEQKFASSGQDSVRSVQPAFSTDERTKEDTVVAATNQTSTLEKIIDQKDTTPAPDKARTPFSGTPNASRETQKSTDDDHIDEKHPSEGRISPYRHVSEPPEGPTPEVHSDVVIKETTLGSSQEETSKTRPDSTPISSDVPAASSLPETQDLQGSANAQNVPADSLQNIESPGHLSSDQALAPIMSPSVPSVAPLGTVPSTNSVQPPRKASMASIVDLESVPDTQHGTPRGEATPDEQKFAVSDQELPHTLEVPSSAKTRKEEANAAMGDQPNVPQGPETVRHQVKAPSSDARETLRKDQQPSGAALPEQITHAVLPSDLRDRPTPELGRTVVDKETTLLSSQAQTSAAEPDSTLISGDVLPTGSLQNQDAQLPAATQAPPTQSLQGSAPTHDDSLRKFESPRQASTDQVMAPVSDSAAPSDASQVTETGQDSAESIQLPFSSEPTEDNTVVTAADQTKDMEKATHQQAIAPAPESAKTPFPGTQDASRKIQESTPDNGHINEPFPSQEQMLPGGSSSQSYEGQITAPYGTNVNGKTGTSLSGQANSADSGSDLAPTHTDVHPSVDEGPAGIYFPVPGAQKQLPVATQDVLLDSSSKTKSTGQESMAPTRDLASSPDTQHHSSQTQHEAAPAGQKFAVSDQGFSSASKSPSFAEPRKEETNAGAADQISVPQTTAAHKVPSATSDARESLWKDRESSRDGDYISNSTNEPVVSEGKASHAGHASEGPNSEVSSAVVDKATTLLSSQAQTSSTGPESTPISGDTRLSSADVPATSSLKNEEVHTPVATHVPTTQVPLGSASTRNIPADSLEEIRSPRQPSTDQVMSPITSSAELSDAPQGTEPDQVSAHASEPPFSAEPSNEVSHAARAPKSHEGTTPQVRNPVVDAKTILPSRQVQTANAGPDSTPISGDVPDRSSLQNQEAQLSAATQVPTVQAQGSASTKNEPADSLGYIKSLRQLPTDEVVAPITSFAAPSDSSQGTEPGTNSVQPSEEASFDFLSDKKPTTTQGDQAKTLPNGDLPTSQIVGQSEGKDSRRVDSQENLKGASTNENPKTQQQIEQFSTQSFKENNKEADEPGNQQPSEQAIVDSPEGNENQAEQTKLRDTETGGPEDIEASENTNQKNNRISQVETSDHSGKKASGVQQLVENKKDAPNSTQDAPGDVQAFSKSKESSRSSEEPKVQLQSEDETGETESPRSETRQPREGDLPANSYQNNSRQYQAETSDKSDEQSYPGIPNKDRGSGRSDDSADPTKPGDMED from the exons ATGCTACAGAAGAGTGCAGGCCATAACTTCAAAG CATTGGCAACCTATATTCATGGCATCATGGTAGGGCTTGGTACTGGAGCACCTATCGTGCAGGTGTATCATGAGAAATCTATTATCTTACCTGATGTCTCAAGGGTGCTTGCATGCCTCTACGAGAAGGATATCAAGTTTGAGACTCACACAGCCTCTTACAAGAGCCTACTCAGACTGCAG GCATCGTCACATGCTCCAGTTCCATTCTATGACGGGCCTACATTTCTAGAAG AATCCAGAGGAATCTGCCGTTACATAGCAGAAAAATATGAACACCAAGGATATCCATTCCTCCTTGGGAAGGATGCCTTGGAGAGGGCTTCTGTTGAGCAATGGCTCCACAATGAGGAGCATGCTTTCAACCCTCCAAGCCGGGCCTTGTACTGCCATTTGGCCTTTCCCCTGGATGAAGAAGATGGTGATGATATTGACATGCATACAAGAAAGCTAGAAGAAGTTCTGGAAGTTTACGAGCAAAGGCTCAATGACAGCAGATACCTTGCTGGAAACAAGTTCACCCTTGCTGACCTTGTTCACCTGCCAAACTCCCACTACATCACAGCATCTGACAAGTTTGTCTACCTGTATGACTCGAGGAAAAATGTGAGCAGGTGGTGGGATGAGATTTCTAATCGGAAGTCTTGGCAGCAAGTACTGAGGGATATGAAGAGAGTGGAGGAGCAGAATAGGCAAGAGGAACtgaagaagcagcagcagcagcagcagaaagAGCATCCTAGAACCTCTGGCCACCCAATTCGGATAGACTCTAGAAAGCAGATTGGAACAGAACCTCGCACAATATTGGTTCCTCCTGCTGATTCTGTGTCATCATCTTCCATAGTTCCTCCCCATCCTACTGATACTTTCCCCAGTGAAGCACTGGTTTCCTCTAGCCAAACCACTCCTACCGATAAAACTTCAGCTGTCCTAAGCAAGGAAACTGCAGTCTTTAATGCCCCTGACGAAAAACCACCAACCTCAGTTCAAAATACTCCTAGCACTTCTATAGAACATCCTATTCCTGTCCAAAGCATTAAAGGTGCTGCCTCCCCTACCACTGCCAAGAAACCTCCAGTAGCTTATGCTGCCAAGTCCAGCACTCAAGATGCCTCAATCCCTGAACCCACTGTAAAAGACCTCCATACTAGACATAAGCCAAGTTCATCAAAGGATGGTTCTAATAACCTCGATGTGTTTGATTACTACCCAAGCCATACTGATAAAGAAACACCATACATTGAACCTACTCCTCGAAGAAATTCAGATATGTTGGATGCTTTCTCTGGGTCCAACATTGCCGCAGGTCATACTAAAACCAGTTCAATATCAGCCAAAGAGCCTGACCTACCCAGTGTATCTGAGTTCTACAAGAGTCACAGCAGAGCCACTGGTATTGATTCTCAGAACAAAGAATCAATTCCATATTCTGGTCGTACTGTGCCAAAACTTGAACCTACAGATACTTCTGGGAGCAAGCTCCATACAACTGATGTTCATCGTAGGCTGCGGACTGAGCAGTGGCATACTGCTACAGCTGGATTAAATGACCTACAGCAAGATGCTGATCATCTAATGTCTACTCAACAAGGAAAACCAAGCAAAGATGTGAAGCAGTACCCATCACAAGATTCAGAACAAGCAAGCTCACATCCTGTTCCTGAAGAGCCAACAAGCATGGAACTGGTTCAAAGACGAGAAAATACAACTCGAAGACCCTATACTGACCAGAGAAGTCAAGGAATTGTTGAGGATAAAACATCTTCTGATCAGAGAAGTGCACTACTGCTCCCTTCTGCACAAGAGCATGATGCAACTCCATCATGGCAAGAAGCAGCTAAAGATGCTCGAGGCAGAATTCCATGGCAAGCTGGGGATCCAGGTGGTCAAGATACCAACAAGCAACCTAGAGACCCTGCTTCTGTACCAAGGCAAAGAGCAGCTCAAGATGCTAGAGGCACGTTTGGTGAATCAAAGGCTGTGGATTCCACTATACCCAGTGGAAGTTTTCCAGATGCTTCTGGATCTTCTCTCTCAGGGCAAGATTTAGATGCTGCTCACCACACTACAGCACCATTTCAAAAGAGATATCCTGGAACCAAAGATACCTCCAAGCAAGCTAAAGACAAAATTTCTATTCCATGGCCAATGGCTGACAAAGATACTGAAGATACCACTGAAGAAACACAAATTTCTGACTCTTCATCATCCCAAGTGCGACCTTCGTATTTTCAGAAAGCTGATGCTCCTCCATGGAAGCAAGAAACAACTGAAGATCGTCATAGTGGAACTTCAGCAATCCAAGAAAAACATGCTAATGTCAAAGACACCACTGGAATATCTAGGGACGTTGCTTTCAAGCCAAAGCAAACGATTGGTCAAGATGATCAAGACACCTTCAAAGAAACAAAGTCTGGTGGCCCCTCATTGCTTAGGGACCAACAAACAGACACTTGGCAAGCTGCATCTACTTTACCAGAGCAAGAAGTAAACCAAGATGGTCGTAGTGTGGCTCCACCATCGCAAACAAGATATCTAAGTTCAACTCCTCCATCCAAAACAAGATACCAAATTGCTAAGGATGCCAACAAGCAACCAACAGGGACTGCTCCCACACCTAAAAAGAAAGCGGCCCAAGATGATAAAGAAACCTCTGAAGAATCAAATACAGCTGATGAAATAGCATCAACCGAGCAGCCTTTAAGTGCCTGGAGTGCTCCTATTTCTCCACGAAGACAAGAGGTGGAGAATTCTTCAAGGATGAATACATCATTCCAAAAGAGATATCCTGATGATGAAGACGGCATGCAAGTTGCCGACACTGCTTCTGCATCACGGCAAATTGCACCTGATGGTCGTAAAGATATCTTCGAAGAAACAAAACCTGCTGACTCTACAACAAGTGCAAAACCTGCGTACACACAACAagctgctgctcctcttccaaggCAAGCAGAAGTTGAAGATGCTCAGGGCAAAGGCAGACAAAGTAGAGTAACCATTCCTGAACCACAGGGAATAGTGGCAAGAAATACTCAAGTCACACATGGAGAAAGGAAGACCACTACACCTGGAGAGCAATTTTCAGATCGTCCGCAAGCTATTCCTCAATCAAGGCTGGCAGTAGCAAAAGATTTCCAGAGTGCAACTGGTGAGACAACCAATGATCAGAAATTGGTGCCACCTCTGTTGAGCAAAGAACCGACTTCCCAGGTCCAACCTTCCTCTGAATCATTACAAGAAACAGCTTCCCGCGGCGATTTGTCTACCAAATCATCCACCATTGAACAATGGCAGCGTGCATCTGTGCCATTAAATGATGCAACTTCTAGTTCTGGTTATGATGAGATTGTCATGGCTACCATTGATCAGAAGCTAACACCAATGAACCAAAAAGCTACTCCCAGTTCCGAGGTTGTCAACCAGATGGCCAAAGAATCCGGCGAGCAAAGAGTGGAACCCCATGTACCAGTAGAAGCAGAAACATCTGGTGTTCAAAGTGCTTCACCATCATTCCCAGGAGCTTCCACAGCACATCATGCCACTGCTGATGATAAGTTTTCTAAGCAGTCAATTATTAACGAAAGAGTTGGAGAACCAACAAAAATGCAAGCATCTACTCCAGCACATATAGCAGCTCCTGATGGTCATTCAGAGCTTGTTAGCATACCTGATGGACAAATATCAGAGGCTGCAAAAACTAGACATGATCAAGCCACACTCCAGGAAGATGTTCATGATGCCAATTTGCCAATTCTTGATGTTGCTAAAGATACCTTCAAAGAAACAAAGGTTGCTGACTCTACACCATCTAGTGCAAAACCTATGCACACTCAACAACCAGGGCATGCAGAAGTAGAAGACACCAGGAACAAAGGGACAAAAAGTAGAGAAACTGTTCCTGACGGACAAAAAATGGTGGAAAGAAGCGCAAGTACAGCTGGAGAGCAACTTTCAGATCGTCTGAAAGCAATTCCTCCATCGGGACAGGCATATAGAGAAGATACTATTGATAACCAGAAAGTGGCACCACCTCCTTTGAGCAGAGAACTAACTTCCCAAGTCCAACCTCCCTCCGAACCATCACATGATGCAGCTCTCCATGGAGATTTGTCTAGTAAACCATCCACCATTGATAAATGGCGACATGCATCTTCTCCATTGCATGATGTGACTACTGGTTCTGGTGATGATGAGGTAGCCATGTCCGCCGTTGATCAGAAGCCAACACCAATGAGACAGCAAGAATCTGATGAGCAAAGAGTGGGACCACCTGTACCAAAAGCAGAAACATCTGGTGTTCAACGTGCTTCACCATCATTTCTAGGAGCGCCTGTGGATGATCATGCCACTATTGGTGATAAGTTTGCCAAGCAGTCGATTATTGATGAAAGCGTTGGAAAACCAATACAAATGCAACCATCAAGTCCAGATGCTCATCCTGCTTCAGAACTTACTAAGAGAGCAACTCCTGAAGGTCATGAAACTGGTGATTCTGATGGTCAAATATCAGAAGCAACAAAAGCTAGAGATCGAGGCACAGTCCATGAAAATGCTAATGATGTCAATTTGTCAACTCATGATGTGGGTAAAGATACCTTCAAGGAAACTAAGGTTGCTGACTCTACACCATCCAATGCCAAACCTATGTATACTCAGCAACCTGCTATTACACCATCAAGGCAAACACAAGTTAAAGAAGCTAGGGACAAAAGCATGCGAAGTAGAGAAACTATTCCTGAACAACAAAAAATGGTGGAAAGAAAGACAGGCATATCTGGAGAGCAGTCATCAGATTATAAGAAAGCAATTCATCCATCAAGACAGTTGGCAGCAGCTGAGGATGCTCCAAATGGTGATAGAATACAGTTTCCATACATTCCTGACAGTTCCAAGAAGTCTAGTGTGACCTTTGAAGAAGCTATTGGTCCTGGTTCTACATTACCCAAAGCACAAGCTTTGGATTCTCAAGATTCTCAGCTCATGAAAGGAGAATCTGCAATGCCAACTGCTGACCAAAGGAAGGACCGGAAAGATGCAAAAGATGATGAAACAATCATGACTAAAGAAAAATCATTCTCAACAGAGCGCCTTAGGGAGATGTTCCAGGAAAGTGAATCCATAACACCCAAGACACAGCCTACCGATTCTCAGGACTATAATACGGTGGACAAAACATTCCCTGTTTACCAGAAGGGACCTCTGGCTGCACAAATCATCCAAGCTGGTGAGAAAATAGATAGTTCTACACCAGAGCATCAAGAATCTTCTGGTGCTCCATACACTTATGATAAGAAATTAAGTGCTTCTGCACCAGCCAGAGCAGATATTCGTGATGATCACAGTGCAGAAGAGCCTTATAAAAAATACACTGCCGATGATCAGAAAGTGGCTCCATCTCGATCAAGCAAAGAACCAGCATCCCAAGTGCAACCTTTCGCTGCACCATTTCAAAGAGCAGTCCCTGATGGAGATTCTCCTAGCAAACAATTCACCATTGATCAATGGCAACGGGCATCTGCTCCATTACATGGTGTAAGTGCTGATTCTGCTCCAAAACAGATGCACGAACCAATTATTCCTGCTTCAGCATCTACCATAAGAACAACTCCTGATGGTCATGAAGTAGGTGGTTCAAAGCTTGTCAGGACACCTGAGGACCTAGAGGCTGCAAAAGCTACACAAGATCCAGACACAATCCATGAAGATGTTCATGATGCCAGTTTGTCAACTCATGATGCGGCTATTGATGAAAATACAGCAACATATCATGCTTCTGGTGATGAGGTCATCACAGGATCTGTGCATGATCGACAGGCACATCCACCTGCATCAACTCAAGCACAGACAACTGTTGAAACTCCTCGTGACTATGATTCATCCCAATATGAACAGAAATCCACTCCGTCAG ATAAAGGATCATCTCATGCTGCACAACCTCTTTCCTCTGTTGAACCAATAAAGGAAGACAGTAATGTTTCTGCAACTGATTACGCTAATGCGCCGCAAATGATTTTTCGGCAACAAGCCAGACCATCTGCACCAAGTACAATAGGAATTCCAGCCTCAGATACCCAGGGTGTTATAGGGAAAATCCAGGAGGTAACTCCTGATAACCGCCGCACTGATGATTCAGAGCAGGTTGCAGATGCATCACAAGCAATCCCTGGTCAAGAAGAAATGACATCTCCGCCAGGCACACCAGTTTTCCCAACCTCAGATGCACAAGTTGCCTCAACAGAAATTCAGGAAGTCATTCCTGATGATAAACAGGCTGTTGAGTCCATTACTCCATTGTTTTCAAACGGAAAACAAGGTTCTCACGTTGAATCTGCTTTTGGACCAGGTGAAGTAGGCCCTCCTGAAAAGAAATTTTCCCCATCAG ATCAAGAATTACCTCATTCTGCAGAACAGCCTACCTCCGGTGAACCAAGGAAAGAACAAACTGTTGTTCCCACTGCTGAACAAATCAAGCAACAGCCAACTGTCATTGGTCAAAAAGACACAGTAGACACAAGAGAGGCTCTGATATCAGAAGATGTGCTTGATACTACACCTACCCATGGTGACGTTCACCCTACTGGTAGCATTGAACCAGACAGCAGACCTTTATCAATTAAAGGGGAAGAAACTCAAGAACCACCACCTCGTGTGGCTAAAGACTCCCTAGACACTGAAGATATATCTACTGATGCCTTAGGAAATGTTCAGTCCTTGAAACCATCAACAACTCCAGGTGCTCTTCGCATCACAACTGGCGGTACACCTGGTGATGTAGTGATGGCTGAACAGACATCTTCCACATCAG GTCAAGATTCTGCTGATCCTGTAGAACCAGCCTTCCCTCTTGGTCCAGGGAACAAGGAGATTAGAGATTCAACTCCTTCAGGACTAATAATTTCCTCTACCAACCCAGATAAAAGAGATGCTATTGTTGCTGCACCTGATCAAGCCAAGGACTTGCAAACAATTCCCAGTGGACAGGACATATTGTCCACCCAACGTCCTTCAGGGAAGGTTCAGGAAACTGTACCTGGTGATGACTCGAGCAAAGATAAGCCTTTCAGACCATCCTCTGCTGTTCGAGAAGGCGAACCCTCCAAACTGGTCCCAGCATCAGTTCCAGGCATACAACTTGGTAGTGCACCAAATGAAGTAGCCTATGATGAACAAAAGTCTTCTCCGTCAGGCGATGAAGTTCCTTCAA GTCAAGATTCTGCTTATCCGGCACAGCCTCCTTCCTCTGCTGAGGCAAGGAGCAAAGAGATTGGAGATTTAGCTCCTTCTGCACAACTAAATTCCACTACTGAGCCAAGAAATGGAGATGGTATTGTTGCTGCACCTGATCAAGCCAAGGACTTCGAAACAACTCCTGGGCAACAAGTCAAATTATCTGCACCATCCTCTTATACCCAGCGTCCTTCAGGGACAGTTGAGGAAGATGAACCTGCTGATAATCCAGGTGAGGCAAAGTCTTCCAAACCACGCTCtgttgctcaagaaggcaagccatCTGCAGCAGTCCCAGTATCAGCTCTGGACACGCAACATGGTGCTGCACCAAATCAAGTAGCAGTTGATGAGCAAAAGTTTGCTCTGTCAT GCCAAGATTCTGCCCATACAACATTACCAGCACCAGCTCCAGGTACACAATATGGTACAGAACTACATAAAACAGATGATGAACAAAAGTTTGCTTCATCAG GTCAAGATTCTGTTCGTTCTGTACAGCCAGCTTTCTCTACTGATGAACGAACAAAAGAAGACACTGTTGTTGCTGCAACAAATCAAACCAGCACACTGGAAAAAATAATTGATCAAAAAGATACGACACCCGCTCCAGACAAAGCAAGAACTCCCTTCTCGGGTACTCCTAATGCTTCAAGGGAAACTCAGAAAAGTACTGACGATGATCACATTGATGAGAAACATCCAAGCGAGGGGCGAATATCTCCTTATAGACATGTTTCTGAGCCACCCGAAGGACCTACCCCGGAAGTGCACAGTGATGTTGTCATTAAGGAGACAACACTTGGATCTAGCCAAGAAGAAACTTCAAAGACTAGACCTGATTCAACACCAATCAGCAGTGATGTGCCAGCAGCAAGTTCTTTGCCAGAAACACAGGATCTGCAGGGCTCTGCGAATGCCCAGAATGTACCCGCTGATTCCTTACAAAATATCGAGTCACCAGGACACCTCTCATCTGATCAAGCATTGGCACCTATAATGAGCCCATCTGTACCTTCAGTTGCTCCCCTAGGTACTGTACCAA GTACAAATTCAGTCCAGCCACCACGGAAAGCTTCTATGGCATCTATAGTGGACCTAGAATCTGTTCCAGACACCCAGCATGGTACCCCACGAGGCGAAGCCACCCCAGATGAACAGAAATTTGCTGTATCTG ATCAAGAGCTGCCACATACTTTGGAAGTGCCTTCCTCTGCTAAAACAAGGAAAGAAGAGGCAAATGCTGCTATGGGTGATCAACCAAATGTACCACAAGGTCCAGAAACTGTTCGACATCAAGTCAAGGCACCATCATCAGATGCAAGAGAAACTTTACGGAAAGATCAGCAACCCTCTGGTGCTGCGCTTCCTGAACAAATCACTCATGCTGTACTTCCTTCTGACTTACGTGACCGACCTACTCCTGAATTGGGCCGTACTGTTGTTGATAAGGAGACAACTCTTCTGTCGAGCCAAGCACAAACTTCAGCTGCTGAACCTGACTCAACACTGATCAGTGGTGATGTGTTGCCCACAGGTTCTCTACAGAATCAAGATGCACAACTTCCTGCAGCAACTCAAGCACCACCTACCCAGTCTCTACAAGGTTCTGCACCCACTCATGATGATTCATTACGAAAGTTCGAGTCACCAAGACAAGCCTCAACTGATCAAGTCATGGCACCTGTGAGTGACTCAGCGGCACCTTCGGATGCTTCACAAGTTACTGAAACAG GTCAAGATTCTGCTGAGTCTATACAACTCCCTTTCTCTTCTGAGCCAACAGAAGACAACACTGTTGTTACTGCAGCTGATCAAACCAAGGATATGGAGAAAGCAACTCACCAACAAGCCATAGCACCTGCTCCTGAGTCAGCTAAAACTCCATTCCCAGGAACTCAGGATGCATCAAGGAAAATTCAAGAAAGTACTCCTGATAATGGTCACATCAATGAACCTTTTCCAAGCCAAGAGCAAATGCTTCCTGGGGGGAGCAGTTCTCAATCATATGAAGGACAGATTACCGCTCCATATGGAACCAATGTTAATGGAAAGACAGGCACATCTTTATCTGGCCAAGCAAATAGTGCAGACTCTGGGTCTGATTTGGCACCTACCCACACTGATGTTCACCCTTCAGTTGATGAAGGACCAGCTGGAATTTATTTTCCTGTGCCTGGGGCACAGAAGCAGCTGCCTGTGGCAACACAAGATGTACTCCTTGATTCCTCCAGTAAAACTAAATCAACTGGTCAGGAATCCATGGCACCGACAAGGGACCTAGCATCTTCTCCGGACACTCAGCATCATTCCTCACAAACACAACACGAAGCTGCCCCAGCTGGACAAAAGTTTGCTGTATCAG ATCAAGGATTTTCCAGTGCTTCAAAATCACCTTCCTTTGCTGAACCAAGGAAAGAAGAGACAAATGCTGGCGCTGCTGATCAAATAAGTGTACCACAGACAACTGCTGCCCATAAGGTCCCAAGTGCAACATCAGATGCTAGGGAATCTTTATGGAAGGATCGGGAATCCTCTCGTGATGGTGATTATATCAGCAATTCAACAAATGAACCTGTTGTCAGTGAAGGAAAAGCCTCTCATGCTGGACATGCTTCTGAAGGACCTAATTCTGAAGTGAGCAGTGCTGTAGTTGATAAGGCGACAACTCTTCTGTCGAGCCAAGCACAAACTTCAAGCACTGGACCTGAATCAACACCAATCAGTGGTGATACTCGCCTTAGCAGTGCTGATGTGCCGGCTACAAGTTCTTTAAAGAATGAAGAGGTACACACCCCTGTGGCAACTCATGTACCAACTACTCAGGTTCCACTAGGTTCTGCATCCACCCGGAATATACCTGCTGATTCATTGGAAGAAATCAGATCACCAAGACAACCCTCAACTGATCAAGTCATGTCACCTATAACTAGCTCAGCAGAACTTTCAGATGCTCCACAAGGTACTGAACCAG ATCAGGTATCTGCTCATGCTTCAGAACCACCTTTCTCTGCTGAACCAAGTAACGAGGTCTCTCATGCTGCTCGTGCTCCTAAATCACACGAAGGGACTACTCCTCAAGTGCGTAATCCTGTGGTTGATGCAAAGACAATACTTCCATCTAGGCAAGTACAAACTGCAAACGCTGGACCTGATTCAACACCAATCAGTGGTGATGTGCCAGACAGAAGTTCTCTACAGAATCAAGAGGCACAACTTTCTGCAGCAACTCAAGTGCCAACTGTTCAGGCTCAAGGTTCTGCGTCCACCAAGAATGAACCTGCTGATTCCTTAGGATATATCAAGTCACTGAGACAACTGCCAACTGATGAAGTTGTGGCGCCTATAACAAGCTTCGCAGCACCTTCAGATTCTTCACAAGGCACTGAACCAG GTACAAATTCAGTTCAGCCTTCAGAAGAAGCTTCATTTGATTTTTTGAGTGATAAGAAACCCACCACGACTCAAGGTGATCAAGCTAAAACCCTACCAAATGGTGATCTCCCAACCAGTCAAATAGTTGGGCAATCTGAAGGTAAAGACTCCAGAAGAGTGGACTCCCAAGAGAACTTAAAAGGGGCATCAACCAATGAAAATCCCAAGACGCAACAGCAAATTGAGCAGTTCAG